From Paenibacillus sp. V4I7, one genomic window encodes:
- a CDS encoding response regulator, with protein MLQALIVDDEPSHVQGLIRHIPWTSLGYTIPLAAETGESAISLLQDNKIDVLITDVSMPGMNGIELAAAAKSIHPEIQILIISGYNEFEFAQEAIEVGAQGYVLKPLKLGEIERKLTVFRQTLEQIKQINEQTLRLKAMVSGSQELLKESFIIELLEDETMEGDMLASWCHLLNLPSLTEGIQLIVVAIDDYILSGNDAKSRLMLNSALLQSVSVALQDMGFVLVSKLRPDGVAAILVNPTAEMRSWIDKQMSFIQDYMRNTYQVPVTIGISRGGCVWTEIGQLLREVKYTIADALQSGSGQLVHVGRTERKAYEDFRLREIMLPGLLTLAESDEPDRLVDEVGRAFEELEANAHSFAYIRSFSISLMGELSRKLWHDMEALTNLSNRAWHRLLECKTVGSLKNIVLEYIDSALALAGKERTIQQHHLIHRIASYIEDQLPISVTVKQLADMFHLSAGHLSVLFKKETGQTISDYVKGLRMKKAKELLQDPTIKIYEAAERVGFQTPAYFTYQFKKNEGCTPQEYRDRYYR; from the coding sequence ATGTTGCAAGCACTTATTGTAGATGACGAGCCATCTCATGTTCAGGGGCTAATACGGCATATCCCTTGGACGAGTCTCGGTTACACCATTCCACTTGCCGCGGAAACAGGCGAATCGGCAATCTCATTACTGCAAGACAATAAAATCGATGTGCTGATCACCGATGTATCCATGCCCGGCATGAACGGTATAGAGCTCGCTGCCGCTGCCAAGTCGATTCATCCGGAAATTCAGATTCTGATCATCAGCGGTTACAATGAATTCGAATTTGCACAGGAAGCCATTGAAGTGGGGGCACAAGGGTATGTGCTGAAGCCTCTTAAGCTAGGGGAAATTGAGCGTAAACTAACCGTGTTTCGACAAACTTTGGAGCAAATTAAACAAATCAACGAACAGACATTACGGCTCAAAGCGATGGTGTCTGGCAGTCAGGAGTTGCTTAAGGAGTCATTCATTATTGAATTACTGGAAGATGAGACTATGGAAGGTGACATGCTGGCCTCATGGTGCCATCTTCTAAATCTCCCCAGCTTGACGGAGGGGATTCAGCTCATTGTAGTTGCGATCGATGACTATATCTTATCCGGCAATGATGCTAAAAGTCGGCTTATGCTGAATTCTGCTCTTCTGCAATCGGTTTCTGTAGCCCTACAAGATATGGGTTTCGTTCTGGTTTCGAAGCTTAGACCTGACGGGGTCGCAGCCATTCTGGTCAATCCGACGGCCGAAATGAGGAGCTGGATCGACAAACAAATGAGCTTCATTCAGGACTATATGCGAAATACCTACCAAGTGCCAGTTACGATCGGCATCAGTCGGGGAGGATGTGTATGGACAGAGATCGGGCAGCTCTTGCGAGAGGTAAAGTATACAATCGCCGATGCTCTGCAGAGCGGGAGCGGCCAGCTCGTGCATGTCGGGAGAACGGAGCGGAAGGCTTACGAGGACTTTAGGCTGCGCGAAATCATGCTTCCGGGCTTGCTCACGCTCGCAGAAAGCGATGAGCCGGATCGGCTAGTAGATGAAGTCGGACGGGCGTTTGAGGAGTTGGAAGCCAATGCCCACTCGTTCGCTTATATCCGGTCTTTCAGTATAAGTCTGATGGGCGAGTTATCACGTAAGCTGTGGCATGATATGGAAGCGCTCACTAATCTAAGTAACCGTGCCTGGCATCGGCTTTTGGAGTGTAAAACGGTCGGTTCGCTGAAGAACATCGTTCTCGAATATATCGATTCAGCTCTCGCGCTTGCGGGGAAAGAGCGAACCATTCAGCAGCATCACCTCATCCATCGCATCGCCTCCTACATTGAAGATCAGCTGCCGATCAGCGTGACGGTCAAGCAGTTGGCAGACATGTTTCATCTCAGCGCAGGACATTTAAGCGTATTGTTCAAGAAGGAAACGGGGCAGACGATCTCCGACTATGTTAAGGGCTTACGAATGAAAAAAGCGAAGGAATTGCTTCAAGACCCGACAATCAAGATTTACGAGGCAGCCGAGCGAGTCGGCTTTCAGACTCCCGCTTACTTCACCTATCAATTCAAGAAGAATGAGGGCTGCACACCTCAGGAATATCGGGACCGATATTACCGCTGA
- a CDS encoding GNAT family N-acetyltransferase, producing the protein MYNHLELMSIQAEVLYIHDHAGRITTINEPTNQSAPRFFWGQTDAGSIVRFRSDTPDRLVHDILQFMGQSDSTEQLANVIRALEKDRGIKGIWMGPAFAFQEIVKDYTDATLVTEDNKYCLELGFPSLLSELKFRGPCFMVTENNMAVSVCFSARSSDRAAEAGVETLKDYRGKGYAMRVTSSWAQAIRRSRRIPLYSTSWDNYSSQSIAKRLRLHLYGTDISIY; encoded by the coding sequence TTGTACAATCATTTGGAACTAATGAGCATTCAAGCTGAAGTTCTCTATATTCATGATCATGCTGGACGTATCACAACGATTAATGAACCTACGAACCAGTCTGCTCCTCGATTTTTTTGGGGACAGACCGATGCTGGCAGCATTGTAAGATTCCGCAGCGACACACCAGATCGCTTAGTCCATGACATCCTGCAATTCATGGGTCAGAGTGATTCAACCGAGCAACTTGCTAATGTTATTCGGGCATTGGAAAAGGACAGAGGAATTAAAGGCATATGGATGGGGCCGGCTTTTGCTTTTCAAGAAATCGTAAAGGATTACACAGACGCCACATTGGTCACTGAAGACAATAAATACTGTTTGGAACTAGGGTTTCCTAGTCTATTATCGGAACTGAAGTTTCGAGGACCTTGTTTTATGGTGACGGAAAACAACATGGCTGTATCTGTCTGTTTTAGCGCAAGAAGTAGTGATAGGGCGGCAGAGGCCGGAGTCGAGACATTGAAAGATTATCGAGGTAAAGGATATGCGATGCGCGTAACGTCCTCGTGGGCTCAAGCGATACGACGGTCTCGAAGGATCCCTTTATATAGTACATCATGGGATAATTATTCTTCCCAGTCTATTGCAAAACGCCTCCGTCTTCACCTTTATGGAACGGACATTTCAATATATTAA
- a CDS encoding VanZ family protein, whose protein sequence is MNLTKLMNRLVVPGLFALYMLTLFRVILFKYGSIDIDFLWHRLQKNLENPEYSMHRMQYGNFIPLKTISDTVLSPSSHEVINLVGNILAFMPYGIFLLLLSKSKTISLIGVFIQSLGMSILLECLQVFFSIGNFDVDDLILNTSGGLLGYCVFRLYGKYVGIKQL, encoded by the coding sequence ATGAATCTAACGAAACTAATGAATCGCCTTGTGGTGCCAGGACTGTTTGCCTTATACATGCTTACCTTATTTAGAGTCATTTTATTTAAGTACGGCTCGATTGATATAGACTTTCTTTGGCATCGACTGCAGAAAAATCTGGAAAATCCTGAGTATAGTATGCACCGAATGCAGTATGGTAATTTTATTCCGCTTAAAACAATTTCCGATACCGTTCTAAGTCCGTCAAGTCATGAAGTAATCAATTTGGTCGGGAATATCTTGGCATTCATGCCGTATGGAATTTTCCTTTTATTATTGTCTAAAAGCAAAACGATTTCGCTTATTGGAGTATTTATCCAATCACTGGGAATGAGCATACTCTTGGAATGCTTGCAGGTCTTTTTTTCCATTGGAAATTTTGATGTGGATGATCTGATCCTGAATACCTCTGGAGGCCTACTCGGGTACTGTGTTTTTAGGTTGTATGGCAAGTATGTTGGAATTAAACAATTGTAA
- a CDS encoding sensor histidine kinase, translating to MRLWIERHIIRLTRTMKLRGKIVVFYGLVVFIPTIFFGVGAGYLALQNVRANYMLTINEAVRQTSQSVEFRKQSYDLLANRAGTDGELISRLARTYENMSEQLESANYVDRSFTLMSRYLPGIVDFRIYHANATFVEDGGLLWKPADRSLAGVDEMSWYHSVLNSPFVLQWSNVPGDNAHLIVSRKITNASGNFLGAIYMLLDYDIVFGELMDSPFTGSGSLYLLDEHDRIVAASDRSMIGEPASDTALSKLWASVDRAESIMDGGDYFTVRRLNGEWKVAALIQMRHLENQSAVTVYSIVAITVFFLFLSTFLVLIVLKNVVLRIRKLGDRMSDIAEGDFDVSVQSRSRDEVGDLEIMFNQMTGRLGNLVDMLSSAKLKEKESSFQALQAQINPHFIYNSLSLLQWRALDQGDQIQVETIEALTTFYRFALDNKSNVTLIRNELEHVRAYLDIQQLRYPGRVRAHWELDEDVLDLYSIKLILQPIVENAYIHGRIFTRPDACIAISIKRCNNEVRFQVRDNGIGMDPFTLALIRNGEKAGNGNGFGLSNISERLHLYFGEAGKLKIESTPEAGTVVTIGLPACTDKPHIQREG from the coding sequence ATGCGACTTTGGATTGAGAGACACATCATTCGTCTGACCCGAACCATGAAGCTTCGCGGCAAAATTGTCGTCTTTTATGGACTGGTCGTTTTCATTCCTACGATATTTTTTGGAGTGGGCGCTGGGTATCTGGCTCTTCAAAACGTTAGAGCCAACTATATGCTCACGATCAATGAAGCAGTAAGGCAGACGTCACAGAGCGTCGAGTTCCGGAAACAAAGCTACGATCTTCTTGCTAACCGGGCGGGTACGGACGGTGAACTCATTTCCAGGCTGGCCCGTACCTATGAGAATATGTCTGAACAGCTTGAGTCCGCTAATTACGTTGACCGTTCGTTCACGCTCATGAGCCGGTATTTGCCCGGAATCGTAGACTTTCGGATTTATCATGCCAACGCTACCTTCGTTGAAGACGGAGGGCTGCTGTGGAAGCCGGCCGACAGATCATTGGCAGGTGTGGACGAGATGTCCTGGTACCACAGTGTCCTGAACTCGCCATTCGTACTACAATGGTCTAACGTACCGGGGGACAACGCGCATCTGATCGTTTCGAGAAAAATAACGAATGCTAGCGGGAATTTCTTAGGTGCCATCTATATGCTCCTGGATTATGACATCGTATTCGGCGAGTTGATGGATAGCCCCTTTACTGGCTCGGGAAGCTTGTATCTCTTGGACGAGCACGATCGAATTGTCGCAGCCTCGGATCGTTCTATGATCGGCGAACCTGCCTCGGATACCGCGCTGTCCAAGCTCTGGGCAAGCGTTGACCGCGCCGAGAGCATCATGGACGGAGGCGATTATTTTACGGTCCGCCGCTTAAACGGAGAATGGAAAGTCGCCGCGCTAATTCAGATGCGGCATTTGGAGAATCAATCGGCGGTGACCGTGTACAGCATCGTGGCCATCACGGTTTTCTTCCTTTTCCTCTCTACGTTCCTTGTCTTGATCGTACTGAAGAACGTCGTTTTGCGTATTCGCAAGTTAGGCGACCGGATGAGCGATATCGCCGAGGGGGATTTCGATGTATCGGTCCAGAGTCGGAGCAGGGACGAGGTCGGGGACCTCGAAATCATGTTTAATCAGATGACTGGCCGCCTCGGGAACTTGGTTGACATGCTCAGCAGTGCCAAATTAAAAGAGAAAGAGTCGTCGTTTCAGGCCCTTCAAGCGCAGATCAATCCGCATTTTATCTATAATTCGCTTAGTTTGCTTCAGTGGCGGGCTCTTGATCAAGGGGATCAGATTCAGGTGGAGACCATCGAGGCCTTGACGACCTTTTATCGATTTGCGCTGGATAACAAATCTAACGTTACATTAATCAGGAATGAGCTCGAGCATGTACGGGCCTATCTGGATATTCAACAGCTTCGCTATCCGGGACGTGTTCGCGCCCACTGGGAGCTGGATGAGGATGTTTTGGACTTGTATTCGATCAAGCTGATCTTGCAGCCTATCGTTGAAAATGCCTACATTCACGGGCGAATCTTTACGCGTCCCGACGCCTGTATTGCCATTAGTATCAAGCGATGCAATAACGAGGTCCGTTTCCAAGTGAGAGATAATGGTATTGGCATGGACCCTTTCACGCTGGCACTCATTCGGAACGGAGAAAAAGCGGGAAATGGCAATGGATTCGGGCTTTCGAATATAAGCGAACGTCTTCATTTATATTTTGGCGAAGCCGGTAAACTGAAGATCGAAAGTACACCTGAAGCAGGGACGGTAGTCACAATCGGGCTGCCTGCCTGTACGGACAAGCCGCACATTCAAAGGGAGGGATAA
- the ltrA gene encoding group II intron reverse transcriptase/maturase — protein sequence MLSTYHPDPVRRRYIPKKDGKQRPLGIPTVRDRVVQMATKLMIEPIFEADFHETSFGFRPKRGAKGALDRIRKACNRKGNWVVDIDIQGYFDNINQDKLMKLVQMRINDRRILKLIRKWLQAGVMEEGSVRRSDLGTPQGGVISPLLANIYLNYFDQMWEKHGKGVGELTRYADDKVVVCKTKKEADHAYKLIVTIMERLELTLHPTKTRIVGLWIGDEGFDFLGMHHRKTKAETSQGNVYFTTQQWLTKKAEERIREVVKERLAPPSSRSRSFEEQVGWLNPKIQGWRNYYHTTYSHGKLAKLDWYILQRLTRWYAKKRQRNRWIGSFQEVKYIARQMGLKTLL from the coding sequence TTGTTAAGTACATACCATCCTGATCCAGTGAGACGTCGATACATTCCTAAAAAGGATGGAAAACAAAGACCGCTCGGAATACCGACGGTTCGAGACCGAGTCGTACAAATGGCAACAAAACTAATGATTGAACCCATCTTTGAAGCGGATTTTCATGAAACATCCTTCGGATTTCGCCCGAAACGTGGTGCAAAGGGAGCACTAGACCGAATCCGTAAAGCCTGCAACCGTAAAGGGAATTGGGTAGTCGACATCGATATCCAAGGCTACTTCGACAACATTAACCAAGACAAGCTAATGAAACTGGTGCAAATGCGCATCAATGACAGGCGGATATTGAAGTTAATTAGGAAGTGGCTACAAGCGGGAGTTATGGAAGAAGGATCGGTAAGACGCTCCGACTTAGGCACACCACAAGGTGGCGTCATCTCGCCGTTACTGGCAAATATCTACCTCAACTACTTCGATCAAATGTGGGAGAAACATGGAAAAGGAGTAGGTGAGTTGACACGGTACGCAGACGACAAGGTTGTAGTTTGCAAGACGAAGAAAGAAGCGGACCATGCGTACAAACTCATCGTTACAATTATGGAGCGTTTAGAACTCACCTTACACCCCACCAAAACACGCATAGTAGGCTTGTGGATAGGAGACGAAGGATTCGACTTTCTAGGCATGCACCATCGGAAAACAAAAGCAGAAACATCCCAAGGCAACGTGTATTTCACAACGCAACAGTGGTTAACGAAAAAGGCAGAAGAACGCATACGGGAAGTGGTTAAAGAAAGACTTGCACCACCGAGTTCACGTTCACGCTCTTTTGAGGAACAGGTAGGATGGCTCAATCCTAAAATTCAAGGATGGAGAAATTACTACCACACGACCTACAGCCATGGGAAATTAGCGAAGTTGGACTGGTACATACTGCAAAGGTTAACCCGTTGGTATGCTAAGAAAAGACAAAGAAATAGATGGATAGGTTCATTTCAAGAAGTTAAATATATTGCCAGACAAATGGGGCTTAAAACATTGTTGTAA